Proteins encoded by one window of Rutidosis leptorrhynchoides isolate AG116_Rl617_1_P2 chromosome 7, CSIRO_AGI_Rlap_v1, whole genome shotgun sequence:
- the LOC139857417 gene encoding F-box/FBD/LRR-repeat protein At5g22660-like translates to MDLISKLPDEVLVHILAYLDTEEAISTSILSKRRKDVWVYLPNLVFDIESPTHAILDSMDGILDRMKSPEVHVFTIVCKHIIRRGSIAKWIDNAFRLNAQDIYLDVHSLELPLSFFNFNSLTWLHLSSIDSRSIRVPNVFCLPNLEYIRFFLINPHKELTEKLFRSCPNLEELHIRVTGHHEDQVYDISSSSLMLLDINLCGFSFNPPKVILNVPNLDDITIKETIGVDYVVRGPLSPICAYISLQRCCLELHSQEDGDRAHNLLNMLSQSNSISFDDSTTYMLSKYHLNNVPTFHHLNTLEMTIPRLCGWTYLFNVLESCRDLLVLTITKDCNHYEDSPLSITDQIRDLPEDFDWTDPHTPPACLLSRLEEIVLIGYFWMNCDMKAIKYLLSNAKVLKSVSCRARRNGVKGEKAFWKEVDEYAKSLPSCSYEISFKDEE, encoded by the exons ATGGATCTAATTAGCAAATTACCTGATGAGGTTCTTGTACACATACTCGCTTACCTCGATACTGAAGAGGCTATTTCAACTTCCATTTTATCAAAGCGACGGAAGGACGTGTGGGTTTATCTTCCAAATCTCGTTTTCGATATTGAATCGCCAACGCATGCTATCTTAGATTCCATGGATGGAATATTAGATCGCATGAAGTCACCTGAAGTTCATGTGTTTACTATAGTGTGCAAACATATTATTCGACGTGGATCTATTGCTAAATGGATTGACAATGCTTTTAGGCTTAATGCACAAGACATATATCTTGATGTTCATTCACTCGAATTGCCTTTAAGCTTTTTTAACTTTAATAGTCTTACATGGTTGCACCTCTCTTCAATCGATTCTCGTTCGATTAGGGTCCCCAATGTTTTTTGTTTGCCAAATCTTGAGTATATTAGATTTTTTCTCATTAATCCTCATAAGGAACTAACGGAAAAGCTCTTTCGTAGTTGTCCAAATCTCGAAGAATTGCATATAAGAGTAACGGGACATCATGAAGATCAAGTTTATGATATTTCATCTTCTTCATTGATGTTGTTAGATATTAATTTGTGTGGATTCTCATTTAATCCCCCCAAAGTGATTCTTAATGTCCCTAACCTCGATGATATTACTATAAAGGAAACAATTGGGGTAGACTATGTGGTGCGGGGTCCATTATCACCTATCTGTGCATATATCAGTCTACAACGCTGTTGTCTTGAATTGCACTCGCAAGAAGATGGTGATCGTGCGCATAATCTTTTGAATATGCTGAGTCAATCAAATTCCATTTCTTTTGACGACTCTACAACTTAT ATGTTAAGCAAATACCATCTTAATAATGTCCCTACTTTTCATCACCTGAATACCCTGGAAATGACAATACCCCGATTGTGCGGTTGGACTTACTTGTTTAACGTACTTGAAAGCTGCCGTGATCTACTAGTTCTTACGATTACTAAG GATTGTAATCACTATGAAGATTCTCCATTGTCTATAACGGATCAGATAAGAGATCTTCCAGAAGACTTTGATTGGACCGATCCGCATACTCCGCCTGCTTGTCTCCTGTCGCGTCTCGAGGAAATCGTGTTAATTGGTTATTTTTGGATGAATTGTGATATGAAGGCGATAAAGTACTTGCTGAGTaatgcaaaagttttgaagagtgTAAGTTGCAGGGCTCGAAGAAATGGCGTGAAAGGAGAAAAGGCGTTTTGGAAGGAGGTGGATGAGTATGCAAAGTCATTACCTTCGTGTAGTTATGAGATTTCATTCAAAGACGAAGAATAA
- the LOC139859289 gene encoding uncharacterized protein, whose protein sequence is MQEGKIDSSRSDGHVRSCPSSLGAARSRRGRDFRVRIRVGSWNVGSLTSKSRELVETLLKSKVDILCVQETRWKGEEAVDIGDYKLWFSGSRVARNGVGIFIWPRHKDNIVGVGRCSDRIMSVRLVIQEESYMVICAYAPHAGLGEEEKSRFWESLDEVVRSCPADHRLLIGGDLNGHIGTISDGYAGVHGGFGYGVRNEEGRSILEFAVAHDLVVANSFFRKTEAQLATFHSGGHSTQIDYLLLRKGDLRTCRDCKALTTWTCSTQHRLLVMDLVPQRRVTRRGRPTQPRILWKNLNEEKAETFKASVLERVEAVMDTVTHGDADQMWNSFASTIRDVAKETLGVAVGTSRGHKSCRESWWISDEVQTKVALKQLRFRELVTCRDGTRDDRTRAEER, encoded by the exons ATGCAAGAG GGTAAGATAGACTCTAGTCGTAGTGATGGTCACGTGAGGTCATGTCCTTCGAGCTTAGGGGCGGCTAGGTCTAGAAGGGGTAGAGATTTTCGTGTTAGGATTAGAGTAGGTAGCTGGAATGTAGGAAGTTTGACGAGCAAATCCCGTGAACTTGTAGAGACGTTACTTAAGAGTAAAGTGGACATATTGTGTGTTCAAGAGACCAGATGGAAGGGTGAAGAGGCGGTTGACATTGGTGACTACAAGTTGTGGTTTTCGGGTTCCAGAGTAGCTAGAAACGGGGTAGGGATCTTTATATGGCCCCGTCATAAGGATAATATTGTGGGTGTGGGTAGGTgtagcgataggattatgtcggttaggtTAGTTATCCAGGAGGAGTCTTACATGGTTATTTGCGCTTACGCACCTCATGCTGGTTTAGGCGAAGAAGAAAAAAGTCGCTTTTGGGAATCGTTAGATGAAGTTGTGAGGAGTTGCCCCGCTGATCATCGATTACTTATTGGGGGAGACCTTAATGGACATATAGGAACGATTTCAGACGGATATGCGGGTGTCCATGGGGGCTTTGGGTACGGAGTTCGAAATGAAGAAGGGCGCTCCATTCTCGAATTCGCTGTTGCCCACGATTTGGTTGTTGCAAACTCTTTCTTTAGGAAGACGGAAGCTCAGCTAGCAACCTTCCACAGTGGAGGTCATAGTACTCAGATTGATTATTTGCTGCTTCGCAAAGGGGACCTTAGGACCTGCAGAGACTGTAAAGCCCTGACTACCTGGACCTGTTCCACTCAACACAGACTTTTGGTCATGGACTTGGTTCCGCAGAGACGGGTTACTAGGAGAGGGAGACCCACCCAACCTAGGATCCTTTGGAAGAATCTGAATGAAGAGAAAGCCGAAACTTTCAAAGCATCTGTTTTGGAAAGAGTAGAGGCAGTAATGGATACTGTTACTCATGGGGATGCAGATCAGATGTGGAATAGTTTCGCATCAACTATTAGAGATGTCGCCAAGGAAACCTTAGGTGTGGCAGTAGGGACATCGAGAGGACACAAGTCTTGTAGAGAATCATGGTGGATTAGTGATGAGGTTCAAACCAAAGTCGCACTTAAGCAACTGAGGTTTAGGGAGCTCGTTACATGTCGGGACGGGACACGTGATGACAGAACTAGGGCAGAAGAAAG gtag
- the LOC139856816 gene encoding LOW QUALITY PROTEIN: uncharacterized protein (The sequence of the model RefSeq protein was modified relative to this genomic sequence to represent the inferred CDS: substituted 1 base at 1 genomic stop codon) produces the protein MPSLQTALPPELANNAIRLYRECLRRAKYVGHKQHNTELVVQMVRQQFRKHMHETDPEKIQKFKDDAARGLINHILYEAEEMTGRKFSXRS, from the exons ATGCCATCTCTTCAAACAGCGCTACCACCGGAACTTGCCAATAATGCAATTAGG CTATATCGCGAATGCCTACGTAGAGCTAAGTATGTTGGTCATAAG CAACATAATACGGAGCTAGTTGTTCAAATGGTGAGGCAGCAGTTCAGAAAACACATGCATGAAACTGATCCAGAGAAGATTCAGAAGTTCAAAGACGA TGCAGCAAGAGGACTTATAAATCACATATTATATGAAGCCGAGGAGATGACGGGCAGAAAATTCAGCTAAAGATCTTGA
- the LOC139859288 gene encoding uncharacterized protein codes for MNPNNPNSDPDINLVLTILNTTNNRALEDIARLDHLDELNDDEEVEPIPRAPRRYLYRDREGRAKAFWNDYFFDNCTFSDDYFRRRYRMRKPLFLRICQGIMNFSQTPIPEYFTYFHQRRDACGLLGFNIVQKVTSAIRQLAYAATADLFDEYLHMGEQTSYDCLNKFCKCIFHLYATEYLRKPTAQDVQRLTTKHAQIHGFSGMLRSIDCMHWRWRNCLACWKGHYTRAGEAPPCTFTVNGCTFDKGYYLADGIYPEWSTLVKSFKNSIDPKQSKFKRYQESARKDIERAFGILQGRWMIVQHPARPYYARKIRRIMLTCVILNNMITEDNGRAFCGLEENYRPIQRARGTFQERVDAHIRADAKLRDVDIHRLLRDMLVEHVYNLPPNYRIRHDRTRNPNN; via the exons ATGAATCCAAATAACCCAAATTCCGATCCGGATATAAATTTGGTATTAACTATCTTGAATACCACAAATAATCGAGCGCTTGAAGATATCGCAAGACTTGATCATTTAGATGAGTTAAACGACGATGAAGAAGTTGAACCCATTCCAAGGGCACCGAGAAGATATTTATATAGAGATCGTGAAGGCCGTGCAAAAGCTTTTTGGAATGATTATTTTTTCGACAATTGTACGTTTTCCGACGATTATTTTCGTAGACGTTATCGAATGCGCAAACCTTTGTTTCTTCGTATATGTCAAGGTATAATGAATTTTTCCCAAACTCCGATTCCTGAGTATTTTACTTATTTTCATCAAAGACGTGATGCTTGTGGGCTACTTGGTTTTAATATTGTTCAAAAAGTAACATCAGCCATACGTCAACTAGCGTATGCTGCGACAGCCGATCTTTTTGACGAGTATTTGCATATGGGTGAACAAACCTCATATGATTGTTTAAATAAATTTTGCAAATGTATTTTTCACTTGTACGCAACAGAATATTTGAGAAAACCAACTGCACAAGATGTGCAACGTTTGACCACTAAACATGCTCAAATACATGGATTTTCGGGGATGTTACGAAGCATCGATTGTATGCATTGGAGATGGAGAAATTGTCTGGCATGTTGGAAGGGTCATTATACACGAG CCGGCGAGGCTCCACCGTGCACGTTTACGGTGAATGGGTGTACGTTTGATAAAGGTTATTATTTGGCGGATGGAATTTACCCGGAATGGTCCACACTAGTTAAGTCGTTCAAAAATTCGATTGATCCAAAACAATCAAAGTTCAAAAGGTATCAAGAATctgcaagaaaagatattgaacgagCATTTGGAATACTACAAGGTCGATGGATGATTGTTCAGCATCCGGCAAGACCATATTATGCCCGAAAAATTAGAAGGATTATGTTAACATGTGTGATATTAAACAATATGATAACCGAGGACAACGGCCGTGCATTTTGTGGACTTGAAGAGAATTATCGTCCGATTCAACGTGCACGAGGAACATTTCAAGAAAGGGTTGACGCGCATATCCGGGCGGACGCGAAATTAAGAGATGTGGACATTCATCGACTACTACGAGATATGCTAGTAGAACACGTTTATAATCTTCCACCTAATTATCGAATTCGACATGATCGAACAAGAAATCCAAACAATTAA